The Ziziphus jujuba cultivar Dongzao chromosome 7, ASM3175591v1 genome includes a region encoding these proteins:
- the LOC107425650 gene encoding cation/H(+) antiporter 15 yields MDYCNSFLVNTKVHVILNTQLYKIVPPYKYGLCNLQGGIILGPSVLGRNHHFANTIFPLRSVMVLETMANVGLLYFLFLVGVEMDISVIRRTGKKSLLIAVAGMILPFIIGASFSFLLHQNGSDMSQGTFILFLGVSLSVTSFPVLARILAELKLINTEIGKVAMSSALVNDMCAWVLLALAIALAENQSTSLASLWVILSSMGFVVFCIFIVRPSIHWMIRKTPEGETFSEFSICLVLTGVMVSGFITDAIGTHSVFGAFVFGLVIPNGPLGVTLIEKLEDFVSGLLLPLFFAISGLKTNIAAIDSAGTWGYLMLVIFLSCTGKVVGTLLVCLYYQMPAREGVTLGLLMNTKGLVEMIVLNVGKDQKVLNDESFAIMVIVAVVMTGIITPIVTTIYRPARRSIPYKRRTIERSKPDSEFRVLVCIHTPRNVPTIINLLEASHPTKRSPICVYVLHLVELTGRASAMLIVHNTRKSGRPALNRTQAQSDHIINAFENYEQHAGCVSVQPLTAISPYSTMHEDICNLAEDKRVAFIIIPFHKQQTVDGGMEAMNPAFRMVNQNVLANSPCSVGILVDRGLNGSTRLAANQITHHIAVLFFGGPDDREALSYAWRMSSHPGISLTVMRFVPGDDAGESAAQSHVDLDDRGALTVETDDAFEKKLDEDLIKEFRMKNVTDESIVFTEKVVNNGEETVAAIRSMDSIHDLFIVGRGQGMISPLTAGLTDWSECPELGAIGDLLASSDFAATVSVLVVQQYVGMEHQDGLGTPDTPGQVDDQFNNFQQTNRRPQPPKGQVVFSP; encoded by the exons actATTGTAATTCTTTTCTTGTAAACACAAAGGTGCACGTAATTCTCAATACTCAACTTTACAAGATAGTTCCTCCATATAAATATGGTTTATGCAATTTGCAGGGTGGAATCATACTAGGCCCTTCGGTACTGGGACGTAACCACCACTTTGCCAACACAATATTTCCTCTAAGGAGCGTGATGGTTCTTGAGACAATGGCTAATGTTGGTCTCCTCTACTTCCTCTTCCTAGTTGGAGTAGAGATGGATATTTCAGTCATTCGTCGAACAGGGAAGAAGTCCCTGCTCATTGCAGTTGCTGGAATGATCCTTCCCTTCATCATTGGCGCTTCTTTCTCCTTCCTTCTCCACCAAAATGGTTCTGACATGAGCCAAGGAACTTTCATCCTCTTCCTCGGAGTTTCGCTCTCCGTCACCTCATTCCCAGTACTTGCCAGAATCCTAGCAGAGCTCAAACTCATCAACACAGAAATTGGGAAGGTCGCCATGTCATCTGCACTTGTGAATGATATGTGTGCTTGGGTTCTCCTAGCTTTGGCCATTGCCTTAGCTGAGAATCAATCTACTTCCTTGGCTTCCCTTTGGGTGATACTGTCAAGTATGGGGTTTGTTGTCTTCTGTATTTTCATTGTAAGACCATCCATTCATTGGATGATCAGGAAAACACCAGAGGGAGAAACCTTCAGCGAGTTCTCTATATGTCTGGTTCTCACAGGGGTCATGGTCTCGGGATTCATCACAGATGCCATTGGAACACATTCTGTTTTCGGTGCTTTTGTTTTTGGCTTGGTTATTCCAAATGGACCACTTGGGGTTACTCTCATTGAGAAGCTAGAGGATTTTGTTTCAGGGCTTCTTCTCCCTCTCTTCTTCGCCATAAGTGGGCTTAAAACCAACATAGCAGCTATCGATTCAGCTGGAACCTGGGGATATCTAATGCTCGTCATTTTTCTTTCCTGTACTGGAAAGGTTGTTGGAACTCTGCTTGTTTGCCTCTACTACCAGATGCCAGCTCGTGAAGGAGTTACTCTGGGATTGCTCATGAATACAAAAGGCCTTGTTGAAATGATAGTCCTTAATGTTGGCAAGGACCAGAAG GTCTTAAATGACGAGTCATTTGCAATTATGGTAATTGTAGCAGTGGTTATGACCGGTATCATCACACCAATTGTAACAACAATTTATAGGCCGGCAAGGAGGTCCATACCTTACAAACGCCGGACAATTGAGAGATCGAAACCGGATTCAGAGTTTCGAGTATTGGTGTGCATCCACACCCCTCGAAATGTTCCAACAATCATTAATCTCCTCGAAGCTTCCCACCCCACCAAAAGATCTCCAATATGCGTTTATGTGCTGCACCTGGTTGAACTCACCGGTCGTGCATCGGCAATGCTCATAGTTCATAACACCAGAAAATCTGGCAGGCCAGCACTCAACAGAACCCAAGCCCAATCTGACCACATCATCAATGCATTTGAGAACTATGAGCAGCATGCTGGGTGTGTCTCAGTTCAGCCTCTCACTGCCATTTCACCTTACTCTACCATGCATGAAGACATCTGTAACCTGGCAGAGGACAAGCGTGTCGCCTTCATAATCATCCCTTTTCACAAACAGCAAACAGTTGATGGTGGAATGGAAGCCATGAACCCAGCATTTCGAATGGTGAACCAGAATGTGCTAGCAAACTCACCTTGCTCAGTTGGAATTCTCGTGGACAGGGGCCTAAATGGCTCCACGCGCTTGGCTGCAAACCAGATAACTCATCACATTGCCGTGCTGTTCTTCGGTGGACCAGATGATAGAGAGGCACTATCATATGCATGGAGGATGTCCTCACATCCAGGTATAAGCCTTACAGTGATGCGCTTCGTTCCAGGTGATGATGCAGGTGAGTCTGCAGCTCAGTCACATGTTGATCTAGATGACCGTGGAGCATTAACAGTTGAAACAGATGATGCATTTGAGAAGAAGCTAGATGAGGACCTTATAAAGGAATTCAGGATGAAGAATGTGACTGATGAGTCAATTGTATTTACGGAGAAGGTTGTGAACAATGGGGAGGAAACAGTGGCAGCAATAAGGTCAATGGACAGCATACATGACCTGTTCATAGTTGGAAGAGGACAGGGAATGATATCACCTCTCACAGCCGGGCTCACCGACTGGAGTGAGTGTCCGGAACTAGGCGCGATCGGAGATTTGCTAGCATCATCGGATTTTGCAGCCACGGTGTCGGTTTTGGTGGTACAACAGTATGTTGGAATGGAGCATCAAGATGGGCTTGGAACACCTGACACCCCAGGCCAAGTAGATGATCAATTTaacaatttccagcaaacaaaccGCCGGCCACAGCCACCAAAGGGACAAGTTGTATTCAGCCCATAA